The genomic stretch TTGTCTCGCTGCTGACTGGCACGCAGGTGCGTCCACTAACGGCGATGACAGGAGAGATCACGCTGAGCGGCAACGTGCTTCCCGTGGGCGGAATCAAGGAGAAGGTTCTCGCAGCGAAGCGCGCCGGGGTTCGCGATGTAATTCTACCGGCCGAAAACCGGCAGAACGTCGAAGAGGACCTCACGCCTCAACAACTCGAAGGCGTGCAGATTCACTATGTCAACAGCATCGACGAAGCTCTCAGCATCGCGCTGCCGCACGATGAAACCGAAGCCAAGCACGACGCTGAAGAACGTGAGCAAGTGCTGCAACACGTCGGATAAATCACTAATGCAGTTTCTAAGCCGGCCCGGTGGTCGGCTTTCTGTACTATGCACATCGAATTGCCACCTTAACGAATGGGCGCATTACGCTAGTCCGAAAGATTGAATGTTTTAGTCCACACGTTCAAACCGTGGGGTTTGGGTTAACTCTCCCGGGGCTGTTCACTGATCGGGAACAAAATTGACATTTCCGCCCCAATTCACCTATAGTTTTGACACCGCGATGCAAGAGAATCGATTTACGAGCTTCTTTACCTACCGCTACTGGTACTTTACGAGTAGCGGCAGCGGGGAAGCGCGTGCATGCGGACGAAATTCATAACGTAATCGTTTAGCAATCACAGAAGCACCCGAAGCCGCGACTCACAAAGTCGCGGCTTTTGCTTTCTGCGATCCCAAAGGAGACCGAAAGTGATCATCAACATGGTAGAAGGCGCAACCGAAGTCGAGATTCAGCACATTATCGACAGTGTGGTGCTGTGCGGCTATCAGCCGCACGTAATTCGCGGAACAGAGCGCACCATCGTCGCCGCCGTAGGCAGCGGCGGCAATCGTGCTCAACTCGAGGCGCTGAAGAGCGCGCCGGGCGTGGAAGATGCAATTGCGATCGCGCATCCATTTAAGCTCGTGAGCCGGCAAGTGAGGAAGGAATCGAGTGTGGTGGATGTCGCGGGTGTGAAGGTAGGCGGCGAGCACATTGTGATCATCGCTGGGCCATGTTCAGTCGAGTCGCGCGAGCAGATGTTGGAAACCGCGGTAGGTGTGAAAAAGGCCGGCGCTCGGATGCTGCGCGGCGGAGCATATAAGCCGCGTACGTCTCCTTACGACTTCCAGGGACTCGGCGTAGAAGCGCTGAAGATCCTTGCCGAGGCGCGCAAAGTAACCGGCCTTCCCATCGTCACCGAAGTGATGAGCACCGAAGATGTTGACCTCATCTCGGAGTACGCCGATGTCCTGCAGGTGGGTGCCCGCAATATGCAAAATTTTGCACTACTACGCCGCTTGGCCAAAGCAGAACGGCCCATCCTGTTGAAGCGTGGGCCTTCCGCCACAGTGAAAGAATGGCTACTCGCTGCAGAATATCTGCTGGCTGGTGGAAACTCGCAGGTAATCCTCTGCGAGCGTGGCATCAAGACTTTCGAAACCGAACTGCGCAATACCTTCGATCTGGCAGCGATCGCGTTGGCGAAAGAACTGTCGCATCTGCCGGTAATCGCCGATCCATCGCACGGAACCGGGCGCCGCAGCTTAGTGTGCGCGACATCAAAGGCGGCAATCGCCGTTGGGGCAGATGGCCTGATTGTGGAGGTCCATCCCTGCCCTGAGCGAGCGCTCTCTGACGGACCACAATCGCTCACGTTGGCAGGATTCTCTGCGATGATCGAAAGCCTGTCGCAACCGCTACGCCGAGTGGCAGAGTTGGAAATGGCAGCTACGGCTTAGATATCCCGTAACATCACGGCGGTTACGCGGAGACTCTGCGGGTTCAGATCTCTTGGCCCGCACTCCGCGTTAAGGCCGCGATGCGTCGCGTAGGGTTTTGCGCACGGCCAGTAACTATCAAATGGCCCGCCGAACGAGAAATTCACTTGCTTTCGGCGGTTCAGCTACTTACTATGTTGAGGCCCACTTCCCCCCGTCGAAGCCCTTTTCAAAGTCACTACAGGTACGTCTATGCGCATCCATCAGCTTGGGTGTCGGTACGTTTGCACGCAATCTCCCGACGGGGAGCTTCGGTATCTGCGCGCAACGCGACTCTCTTCTCTTCGTCTGTTCTGGATCTTCCGCAATTTCGCTGATCTGCATCAGCACGTCCTAAGTCCGCGTCAACTTCAGCTGATTCTGAATTGCCAAGCACTGGACAACAATACCAGCATTAGTCCCGAAGAGTTGATCGGAACGATTGAACTTTCGGCAGGACCAACGAAGGGATTCGAAACGAAATCGCGTCCGCCGATTAGAGCGATGCAACCAGTAGCTCACGCGCCCATACGAAGCCGATCATTTGCGATTAGCGCAATTGCCACCGCAGCCGCAATCATCTTTGCAGCCGTGACGTTCTCAGTTGCTCAGGCGCACTGGAACGGCGATCTTGGCGAGATGGGTTCCAGATCGAAACAGATCGCCAAGTCCCTCCTCCCGCGAGTACATGGTGCGCTGAGATTTCGAATCGTAGAACCTGAACAGGCCAAAGCACAGAAGCCGTTCTCGAACACAGAACAGGTCGGCTCCTTGCCCTCTCCCAATGCCGTGTGGGCAAAAGGCGAAACCCAAGTGGGCGTGATGGATGGAAAAGCGCTAACGCCTGGCGGAGCCACTCTTCAATCCGCCGCTTACAAATACAGTTCGGCAAGCGAGTCCGCAGTGACTCCGGATGTTGGGGCCACTTTCCCGCACTCTTTACCGAAACACAGTTCCGCCTGGGTACATCATTCCGATCCAGTTCCTCAGATCCTTCCGCCGGCGGGACCGCCTGAAAGCCATCCCGTGCTGGATGACTTCTCCTCGGTTGTGCGGGACACAGAAGTACTCCTCCGCGCGATCGTTTCGCCCGAAGGACGAGTCAAGGAAGTAAAGCTGCTACACGGCGACGCAACGCTCGGGCGCGAGGCTGCCCGGATTGTGAGATCCTGGCGCTACGCTTCCCGAACCGGGAACACAGACTGTGAGAGCAGAGTTCGTTTCAAATTCACGAGCGATGTGACGACCGTGTCGTTTCTCGATTCCGGGTTGCCAGTCCAGAACCGGTAGACTGTACACTAACAACCATCAGGAGAGAACAGCTGTAGCCCGGGGAACGTCAATCCTTCTCCCACTCCTCCAGCGGAATCGCCGGAGTAATGATGTCTCCAATGATTTTTACTTTTCCTCGCATGAATCCAAATATGTCATCGGGTCGTGAGTTGATGGGTACGAGCTTTGCTAGAGGCTTTCCGCGTTTGGTGATAATTACAGGCTCGCATTTCGAATGCACCTCATCTATCACGGCGAGGCACTTAGTCTTAAAGACTCTCGCAGGCATTGTTCTTGTCTTCATCAGTTCACCGCGGCAGTATGACCATACCTGAGAACAATTGAAAGCACGTTCTCGCTACTGTAGAGCGATTTGGAAATACGCGCACGCTTTTTCGCGCAGTCATCTCTGGGCGCAACGATGAAGTGTCGATTTTGCACGCTCTTGGGCTGCGCTCTGCCTAGTAGAGCAAGTACCAGAATGGCCCTTCAATGGGTCCGAGCGGCAGCCGCCTGCCGAATAGTCTTTTTTCGAACGGTCAATCGCTCTATTAGGTCAGTCTTTACGTCATATCCGCGTCCAGGTTTGTCGGAGATCGTAATAGTGCCTTTTGCAGACACGACTACTTCGGGATCAATGATGTCTTCTTTCCAGTATCGCTTTGAAGCCGACACATCTCCGGGCAAAGAGAAGTTTGGCAGGGTGGACAGCGCGACGTTATGCGAGCGGCCGATACCGCTCTCCAGCATGCCACCGCACCAAACTGGAATGTTGTTTATCTGCGCGACATCCTGAACGGCAATCGCTTCGCTGAATCCGCCAACTCGTCCGACTTTGATGTTGATGATCCCGCAGGAACCCAGTTCGATTGCAGCGCGCGCGCTGCGCGCGTGATGGATTGCTTCATCAAGACAGATTCGCGTTTTCAGTGCTTTCTGCAGGCGAGCGTGGAAGTAAAAATCATCGTTCCACAACGGCTGCTCGATCATCAGCAGATTGAAGCGATCGAACTGTTTCAGGTGGTCAAGATCTTCGAGCGTGTAAGCCGAGTTGGCATCGCAACTAAGCAGGATCTGCGGCCAGCGCTCGCGAACACGCTCGAAGATCTTGATGTCCCATCCGGGCTTGCATTTCACTTTGATCCGCTGATAGCCGGATGCCAGTTCGGACTCAATCTTGTCCATAAGCTGCTCGTGCGTATCCTGAATTCCCAGCGACACGCCGCAGGCAATCTCTTTTCGAGTCCCGCCGAGCAATTTCCATAATGGGACATTCTTGATCTGCGCCTCTGCATCCCATACCGCGTTTTCAAGCGCTGCCTTGGCCATGCGATGGCCGCGCACTCGTCGAAGCAGCGCAGGGACATCGCGTCCGGACGCGATCTCGCGATTCAGCAGTGCAGGAGCCAATTCTTCTGAAATCGCATACCACGCAGTTCCAATGGACTCTTCGCTGTAAAAGGGATGCTCACCGGCAACGCATTCGCCCCACGCCGTAATGCCGTCGAGCTGCAGCTCAACCAGCATCACGCGCCGTTCCGTAGTGCGGCCGAAGCTGGTCTCGAAGAAATGCACCAGCGGCATGTGCAGCTCGCGAATCGTGATGCTTTCTATCTGCATGACGGCTCCGCTTCCCGTTCCGGGGCCGTACTGAATTCAAATTTCTCCCGCGGCTGAGCGAGTAAGAAGGTTCCATTCCCCACCGGATCGCGGCGGTAGCCAAGAACAGCCAGCCCGCTGGAAAACGCATTGAGAAATTGCTGTCGATTCGCGAGCTGTACCTCGCGTGCTCGATCGCGATTCGCCGGATCGGCTTTCCATGCATAAATCTCCGCGGGTACAGTGATGGTCTTTTCTGGATCGACTTGGAGACGAATTCCATCCTCCAGAAGGTCACTCACTCGCTTCGACTTGAGCCACCACTCGGCAACGCAACGGTCCGTCGGCAATCCGCCTTGAAGCGGAGAAGACGAAGTTCCATATTGGTTGAGCGTGTACCGCCGCACGACAGCGCCCAGCTTCTCGATGTTCAGATAAGCATTCTTGATTTCCAGCGGATCGAAGGTCCACTCCATCAACTCGAAGCCTCGCGTGATCGCTTCATCGCGCTGCGCCAGCTTGAGACGCCGTCCCAGTCCGAGATTGCGATACTGCTCCCGCACGGCCAGCATGTGCGAATGGAGATAGGCATTCCCGTTTCGCGCCCCGGGAATTGAAAGCGCGAATCCAACCAGAGTGGAATTGTCGAAAGCTCCGATGATTTGCCCGCCAATCTTGCCGGCCACGACAAACATCCGTACCGGAATCAGATCGGCATCGGAAAAGCTCCAAACTTCCTTTTGCAAATTGACGCACGCCTGAAATTCGGCGATCTCCCTGCAGTGGCGCAGCTCGATCGAATCTGCGGACTGAGGATTGGGCGCGGAAGCAGTTTTGCTCACTGCTTCACCTCCTCGCCAATCTTCGAGTTCTGCCACAGCTCTTCCATTTGTTCGATGTTCATTTCTTCCAATTTTTTCCCTTGAGATTTTGCCGCTGATTCCATCGCCTCAAAGCGTCGCCGAAATTTGCGTATAGTTCGCCGCAATGCCGATTCCGGATCCACGTCAAGAAATCGTGCCAGGTTGACAAGCACGAAAAACAAGTCCCCCAGCTCTCCTTCGACGTATTCGTGCAACGCCGGCGCAATCGGAGTCGCTCGCGATCCGGCATCGCCACCACCTGGCCGAATCGGCTCTGGGATTTGATCGACGTTCTCCTTTAGCTCGGCAACTTCTTCCTGCAGCTTATCGAAGATGCCGGAAATATCCGGCCAGTCAAAGCCCACCGATGCCGCCTTGCGGCTGATCTTGCCCGCTTCAAGCAGCGCCGGCATCGAGCGCGAAACGCTGCTCAAAAGAGGTTTATCGTCCGGCTCTTCTGTTGCCTTCGCGGCCTTCTCAGCTTTCTTTAGCGCTTCCCAATTTCGAACAACTTCCTTCGCTGTTTCGGCCTTCACGTCCCCAAAAACATGCGGATGTCGGTCCACTAATTTATTTGAAAGCCGATCGAGAACATCGTTGATGGAAAAATGGCCGGCTTCCCGCGCCATCTCTGAGTAGAAGAGAACCTGTAAAAGAAGATCGCCTAATTCACCCGGCAGCTCCTGCCAGTCGCGATTCTCAATGGCCTCAAACACCTCATACGTCTCTTCGAGCGTGTAGGGCTTGATCGAATCGAAGGTCTGCTCGCGGTCCCACGGGCAGCCTCCCGGCGCGCGCAGACGAGCCATGATGTTCACGGCTCGCTCAAACTTCTCACCAGTGGACATGAAGCTAATCTAAATGACGCGCCTGCGATTGTCAGCGTTACTGCCGGTGCGCTCGCGACTCGCTATGCTGTTGGCCGTGAAGGCACACACGGAATATCTGAAGTTCAACACCAAGAAGCATCGCGACTACATTCACATCACACCACAGGTCGAAGCGGCAGTACGCAAAAGCGGCGTGCAGGAAGGACTGGCGTTCGTCTCGGCAATGCACATCACCGCTGCCGTTTATGTGAATGACAACGAGTCCGGGCTCATCCAGGACATCGATGAGTGGCTGGAGAAGCTTGCCCCTTTTCGCCAGAACTACCGTCACCATCAGACAGGCGAGGACAACGGCGACTCACATCTCAAGAGCCTTCTTCTGCATCAGTCTGTGACGCTTCCGATCACCAAAGGCAAACTTGATCTCGGAACATGGCAGCGGGTCTTCTACGCAGAGTTCGACGGACAGCGCGAAAAGCGGGTGATCGTGAAGATCATCGGTGAATGAATTCCGTGCCGGATTCGGATTACAATTCGCTGTCTAACACGCCGGCAAGGCAAATGATTTCTTCAACTTTCGCGCGCGCTTGCTGGTGGCTCCCGATCGCGCTGCTAGCTGCAACAGCTCTAAGCGCACAACAGAATCCACCCGCTTCACGGAACTTCTCGGAGCGATTGGCCTTTGGAAAATCGATGTACGTGAAGAACGCGCACGGCGGAAATATCGCCTTCGAGGCGATCAGCACGGATTTGCAAAACTGGGGCAGATTCACAATTACGGATGCTCCCGACAGAGCCGACTTCGTGGCGGAAGTCACATGCTACGAGTCCGGCTCGGTAAGCCTCGGCGGCAACACATCAGCTCCATACGACCGGTCGGCCCAATCAGGTGTACGCAAAGATTTCTCTTCATCATCAGTGACCCTGAAGGTATACGAGACAAAGACGAATCGAGAACTTTGGACAGGATCGGAAAAGATCAAGTCAGCCTTCAAGAAAAAGACCGAGCAGGACAACGTGGTCGCTGCGGCCGAGAAGTTATTTGTACGCTTTCATGATGCAGTCGAGCCGACAGACACACCCTGACTTTTCAAATATTCCCAAGCGTTTTTCATAAATAGACATTTTTATTGACCAGTCATAAAATATAGTCAATAATGAAACCTATCTATGAAAACCATGAATGCCTCCAAATTCAAGGAACAATGCCTGGCGGTTTTAGAAAACCTTGATCCGGATGGAGTCGTCATCACAAAACATGGAAAACCGGTCGCGAGGGTGATCCCGGAAAGTTCAAATTGTGCTGATTTGATCGGCAGCATGAAAGGAAAAATAAAGATTCATGGCGACATCTTCTCGACCAGTCTCAATTGGGATGCTGAGTCTTGACACTCACGTCCTTGTCCATGCGCTCGATGGAATGCTCAATGCCGCCGAACGCAAGTTGCTTTCCCGCAATGCTTGGACAATTTCAGTTATCGTTCTTTGGGAAATCACAAAGTTGGCGCAACTCGGAAAAATCACTCTCGATCCGGCTTCACCCGAATTTACGCGCGCTCTAGCGCGCATCCACGTATGGCCTCTTGATTTAACCATTTGTCGAAAGAGTACCGAGCTCGATTTTCGCAGCGATGCGGCAGATGAAATCATTGCTGCTACGAGCATCGTTCACCAGGTTCCGTTGGTCACGAGAGATTCCCGTATTCGGAAGTCTAAGCTAGTGCCGCTGGCAATCTAATTCCAGAACTCTCATCACTCACCTTTCCACCGCAATGCGAGTCACCTCACGTCCGCAGAGCGATCTCCTTCGTAGTGCATGATGTGGTAGTAAGCCTCCCAGCCGTCCCAAAGAATCGGAGGCGAGATGTGCGTCTCTGGATCGGCGAGAAAATTGGCGAACGTCTGGACCATCTGGTGCGTGCGGTAGATTCCTGTGAGCCAGTCTCCGCGATACCAATTTTTCCACTTTCCGTATTCGCCAGCAGCTTCTGCGCGTTCAAGTTCGTCAAACGCGGCGAGCGCCTGCTTTACGTCTTCTTGAGCCTCTTGCCTGCGTCCAGCATCGGCTTCCTGGATGGATTTTGAGATAAGCAGCATGATGCGATTGCTCTGCCGATTGATCATAATCATCGCCAGCACCTCGCTCTGGTAGAAGTCGCGCCGATCTGGCGCGACCAGTGGCTCAGTCGCTAGTGCCTTCTTCCAAACCGCGTCCCACCGAGGCTGGGCATCGCCGCATTGCTGAAGTCCTCGGGCAACGGCCTGCTTCAACCATTCTTTTGGAGGTGTGGGGTTGGGACCAAATCCGAATCCGGCGCTCATGACACGCGGTGGTTCCCATTTCGGAGCTTGGCTCGGAATCGCGTAGAGCGGCGAGTCGATCATGTACGTCAGCAGCATGCGGCGGACCTCGGTGTGATAAAGCTGATCGCCGTACTCGCGGGCGGGCTCGCCAAAATGCGCGGGAGCTTTGAAATACTCCTTGTAGAGCTCAGCTAACTGCGGGGCAGCGCGCTTTCCGAACTCTTCCTCGGACCAGCTCTTATAGAAATTGTCGCTCGCCGAAGCGCTGTCGCTCGGCAGTCCCTTCCATACCGCGTCCATCACGGCGCGTATTGACATCGTGACCGGGCGAATATCGCTGGTGTTTACCAGGTAATAGTGTGTCGCACCGGCTTTGATGTAGCGTCCCAATTCGGAAAAGCTGCGCTCGATGGGAACCATCTCTGTGAGCTGATTGGCGCGGCCGTTCATCATGGCGACGTGATCGTAAATTCCCTGCCCTGAGGCCACCTCACCTTTGTCCTGGATGTATCCATAGCCGTCGTCGGCCCAGACCGTGGAGACTTCCGGCGGAATCTTCAGATCGCCGGATTGCACCAGACGCGCGCCCTCCTGCCAGAGATTGGTCACGAATTCCGCATTGGGGCGGGCCTCGCGCACAATGCGCATCTGGGCAGCGATGGCTTTGCTGATCAGCGCTCCCAAAGCCTTGTTGTTGTCGCGCACGCTGGGATCCATCGACGCATAAGTGACGTCGGACAATCCGCGCAAACCTACCGACCAGAGGACCTCTTGATTCGGCTCGTACAAATTCACCGCGTCCTTCCACGCGCGTTCGAGAATTTCGGGATGCTCCGTGTAGTTGTACGGAACGTCTTTGGGCCAGCGAGCAACGTTGAGCCCAAGTGGAATCGCGTGATGCTGAGTGACGATCAATCCGCGCGCGCCGGCGGCCCTTACCTGCGGATCGTCAGGAAAGATCCACGTGCCGGGCGCAACCATGTTGCCTTTGAGGCGAAGAGTCGTCTCAAAGATCTTGTCCCAAACCTCGAGCGAGATGCCCGTCTTGTCCTTCTTCTCTCCCGGAGCCCAGCCGGTTAGCAGGTCTTCATCGTTGATGAAGAAGCCGCGGTATTTGAATTTCGGCGCGGCGAATTTTTCGTTCAACGTGGAAGGGATTGTAATCGACGCGCGGCGCGTGGGCTCATGATCGGTCCAGTAATAAAGAGGATCCACGCCAAGATACTTTTGCGAAAACTCATACACGGCATAGATGGTGCCGCGCATATCAGCGCCGGCAAGCACGATTGCATGTGACTTTCGACTGTTCCAATTCGGATTCGCGACCGAAATAGAAAACGATTCTGCCCCGCTCAACGCCTCGGGCCGAACTGCCTCGGGAAGGTCGTTGATTGAACCGATGACGATCGTCGCCGGACCAGCTAGTTCCGTCTTGGAGACGATCCTGGGCTTCTTGCCAAAGACTTTGGCGAAATCGGACCGGAGATCTTCAGTCGCCTTCTGCAGCGGACCGGGACTGTTTTCAGAGAGCAGGATCACGGCGGAACTGTCTACCCGAAGTGTGTTGGCTGCGGTCGCGCGACCCGCGGAGTTGGTCGTTTTTTGCGCTGTGCCGAAGACTGAAATTACGCAGAACGGAACCAGGACTGCAGTTCGCACGACTTTTGGAAACGGCGCTCGCGAAAAAGTGCAACCTCTTGCGCTCATTTATGAGTCCTCGCGTGTAGCTGGGTGTGGTACGTAGAAAACAGCGAATTAGTTTAGCACTCGAACAAAATCTTTTTGTTTTTCAGCATTTCAGAGCAGCACTATTCAGGTTGTTTTTCGGAATTTTCTCAATCTGCTGTCATCCTGAGCCCCTCTTTTGGGCGAAGGATCTCCCGCGATGCTTGCAGTAGAAAAGCATGAGCGAGGCTCTCGGCCCACACGCTCAGGGATCGGTGGTCGAAGAGCCATACCGGCTGCATTGGACTCCGACAGATCGCCGGAGATCCTTCGCCCAAAGGCGGGGCTCAGGATGACAGGTATCAAGGGGTCGCGATAGATGGGAGTTCACTCGCGTCCAGATGTGCTCAACTTCCCTGCATGAGAGTCGACATCGGCTAAGATTGAGAATTCTGTGACTGCTGCGCGCAAATCATTATTGCGTCCACCCACTCTGAGCTCTGGAGACACGATCGGCATCATCGCTCCTGCCGGAGCGGTGGATCGTGCGGAATTTGCGGCGGGAGAAGCTCGCCTTCGGGAGCTTGGGTTCAAACTGGTCTACTCGGAAGCAATTTTTCAGCGCGACATGTACTTTGCAGGAGACGCGCGGCGACGCGTGGATGAACTGCACGAGATGTTTCGCGCGCCGGAAGTGAAGGCCATCCTCTGCGCTCGCGGCGGCTATGGCACCAATCACCTATTGCCGCATCTGGATTTTGAGTTGATCGCGAGCCATTCGAAAATATTCTGCGGCTATAGCGACGTAACTACGCTCACGGCTCTGTTTTTTCAGCGCATAGGGTTAATCGGCTTTCACGGTCCGATGTTGGCAAAAGATTTCGCCAAGGCCAATGGAGTGCATATTCAATCCTTTCTCCGTGCCGTTTCCGGAACCCAGCCGTGGAGTCTCGACGCCGCCGACTCCCCGGCATTGCAACCGCTCCGTCCCGGCACTGCAGAGGGACGCCTCTATGGCGGCTGTCTCTCTCTTCTCGTTGCTTCGCTGGGCACACCGTATGAGATCGAAACCGACGACGCAATCCTGTTCATCGAGGACGTCGGCGAGTGGCCCTATCGCATCGACCGCATGTTGATGCATCTTAAGTGCGCGGGCAAACTGGATGGCGTACGCGGAATTGTGTTTGGCGAAATGAAGGATTGTGAACCGCCCGCAGGCGCCGATTACACGCTTCAGCAGGTGATCACGAGAGTTCTCGACGACATGAACATTCCTATTGCTTTCGGCCTGCGCTCCGGACACGTGAGCGCGGGAAACATCACCCTGCCCGTCGGCGTGCGCGCACGACTGACTGTGAGTGATGCAGTGCAACTCGACATTCTCGAATCGGCAACTACGCCACAGGCAGTCGAAAGCAAGGCAGGCAGGAATTGAGCGAGCATCAGCGCGTCCATCTGATCGGCATCTGCGGCACGGCGATGGCCGCGCTTGCCGGCCTGCTGAAGCAAAGAGGATTTCACGTAACCGGCTCCGATGCGGCGGCGTATCCGCCCATGTCGGACCTGCTGCGCAGCATGAACATTTCGGTTTCCGAGCCTTACTCAGAGGCGAATCTCAAGCCGCGTCCCGATCTGGTAATCGTCGGCAATGCGATTTCGCGCGGCAATGTTGAACTAGAGCACGTACTCGACCACCACATTCCGTTTCGATCTCTGCCGCAAATTTTGCATGAAAGCTTTCTCCGCGGACGTGAACCGATCGTGGTCGCCGGCACCCACGGCAAAACCACGACCACATCGATGCTGTCGTGGATCTTTCAGACTGCTGGGCTGAATCCTTCATTCCTAATTGGCGGTGTGGCGGAAAATTTCGGCACCAGCTTTGCCCTGCGCCAGAGCAAGCACTTCATTCTTGAAGGCGACGAGTACGACACGGCATTCTTCGACAAGGGGCCGAAATTCCTGCACTATTTTCCTGACGCCGTGATCCTTACTTCGGTCGAATTCGATCACGCAGACATTTACAAGGACCTCGACGCGGTAAAAACATCGTTCAAACGCCTCGTGAATCTGATCCCGCGTAGCGGCTACCTGGTCGCGTATGACGAGTCGGCGAATGTGGACGACTGCATCGCTCGCGCCTTCTGCAAAGTCGAGCGCTACGGAAAAAAGCAGGGATCCGCCTGGTGCATTCGGGAAGTGAAATTCTCTCCGACCGAAACTACCTGGACGGTCGAGCGCGAAGGCCAACCATGGGCCGAGCTGCGCATGACACTCGCTGGCGAGTACAACATCCT from Terriglobales bacterium encodes the following:
- the aroF gene encoding 3-deoxy-7-phosphoheptulonate synthase; its protein translation is MIINMVEGATEVEIQHIIDSVVLCGYQPHVIRGTERTIVAAVGSGGNRAQLEALKSAPGVEDAIAIAHPFKLVSRQVRKESSVVDVAGVKVGGEHIVIIAGPCSVESREQMLETAVGVKKAGARMLRGGAYKPRTSPYDFQGLGVEALKILAEARKVTGLPIVTEVMSTEDVDLISEYADVLQVGARNMQNFALLRRLAKAERPILLKRGPSATVKEWLLAAEYLLAGGNSQVILCERGIKTFETELRNTFDLAAIALAKELSHLPVIADPSHGTGRRSLVCATSKAAIAVGADGLIVEVHPCPERALSDGPQSLTLAGFSAMIESLSQPLRRVAELEMAATA
- a CDS encoding type II toxin-antitoxin system prevent-host-death family antitoxin; protein product: MKTRTMPARVFKTKCLAVIDEVHSKCEPVIITKRGKPLAKLVPINSRPDDIFGFMRGKVKIIGDIITPAIPLEEWEKD
- the menC gene encoding o-succinylbenzoate synthase — translated: MQIESITIRELHMPLVHFFETSFGRTTERRVMLVELQLDGITAWGECVAGEHPFYSEESIGTAWYAISEELAPALLNREIASGRDVPALLRRVRGHRMAKAALENAVWDAEAQIKNVPLWKLLGGTRKEIACGVSLGIQDTHEQLMDKIESELASGYQRIKVKCKPGWDIKIFERVRERWPQILLSCDANSAYTLEDLDHLKQFDRFNLLMIEQPLWNDDFYFHARLQKALKTRICLDEAIHHARSARAAIELGSCGIINIKVGRVGGFSEAIAVQDVAQINNIPVWCGGMLESGIGRSHNVALSTLPNFSLPGDVSASKRYWKEDIIDPEVVVSAKGTITISDKPGRGYDVKTDLIERLTVRKKTIRQAAAARTH
- a CDS encoding GNAT family N-acetyltransferase, giving the protein MSKTASAPNPQSADSIELRHCREIAEFQACVNLQKEVWSFSDADLIPVRMFVVAGKIGGQIIGAFDNSTLVGFALSIPGARNGNAYLHSHMLAVREQYRNLGLGRRLKLAQRDEAITRGFELMEWTFDPLEIKNAYLNIEKLGAVVRRYTLNQYGTSSSPLQGGLPTDRCVAEWWLKSKRVSDLLEDGIRLQVDPEKTITVPAEIYAWKADPANRDRAREVQLANRQQFLNAFSSGLAVLGYRRDPVGNGTFLLAQPREKFEFSTAPEREAEPSCR
- the mazG gene encoding nucleoside triphosphate pyrophosphohydrolase yields the protein MSTGEKFERAVNIMARLRAPGGCPWDREQTFDSIKPYTLEETYEVFEAIENRDWQELPGELGDLLLQVLFYSEMAREAGHFSINDVLDRLSNKLVDRHPHVFGDVKAETAKEVVRNWEALKKAEKAAKATEEPDDKPLLSSVSRSMPALLEAGKISRKAASVGFDWPDISGIFDKLQEEVAELKENVDQIPEPIRPGGGDAGSRATPIAPALHEYVEGELGDLFFVLVNLARFLDVDPESALRRTIRKFRRRFEAMESAAKSQGKKLEEMNIEQMEELWQNSKIGEEVKQ
- a CDS encoding secondary thiamine-phosphate synthase enzyme YjbQ, giving the protein MTRLRLSALLPVRSRLAMLLAVKAHTEYLKFNTKKHRDYIHITPQVEAAVRKSGVQEGLAFVSAMHITAAVYVNDNESGLIQDIDEWLEKLAPFRQNYRHHQTGEDNGDSHLKSLLLHQSVTLPITKGKLDLGTWQRVFYAEFDGQREKRVIVKIIGE
- a CDS encoding type II toxin-antitoxin system prevent-host-death family antitoxin, whose translation is MKTMNASKFKEQCLAVLENLDPDGVVITKHGKPVARVIPESSNCADLIGSMKGKIKIHGDIFSTSLNWDAES
- a CDS encoding PIN domain-containing protein, encoding MLSLDTHVLVHALDGMLNAAERKLLSRNAWTISVIVLWEITKLAQLGKITLDPASPEFTRALARIHVWPLDLTICRKSTELDFRSDAADEIIAATSIVHQVPLVTRDSRIRKSKLVPLAI
- a CDS encoding glycosyl hydrolase 115 family protein; this encodes MRTAVLVPFCVISVFGTAQKTTNSAGRATAANTLRVDSSAVILLSENSPGPLQKATEDLRSDFAKVFGKKPRIVSKTELAGPATIVIGSINDLPEAVRPEALSGAESFSISVANPNWNSRKSHAIVLAGADMRGTIYAVYEFSQKYLGVDPLYYWTDHEPTRRASITIPSTLNEKFAAPKFKYRGFFINDEDLLTGWAPGEKKDKTGISLEVWDKIFETTLRLKGNMVAPGTWIFPDDPQVRAAGARGLIVTQHHAIPLGLNVARWPKDVPYNYTEHPEILERAWKDAVNLYEPNQEVLWSVGLRGLSDVTYASMDPSVRDNNKALGALISKAIAAQMRIVREARPNAEFVTNLWQEGARLVQSGDLKIPPEVSTVWADDGYGYIQDKGEVASGQGIYDHVAMMNGRANQLTEMVPIERSFSELGRYIKAGATHYYLVNTSDIRPVTMSIRAVMDAVWKGLPSDSASASDNFYKSWSEEEFGKRAAPQLAELYKEYFKAPAHFGEPAREYGDQLYHTEVRRMLLTYMIDSPLYAIPSQAPKWEPPRVMSAGFGFGPNPTPPKEWLKQAVARGLQQCGDAQPRWDAVWKKALATEPLVAPDRRDFYQSEVLAMIMINRQSNRIMLLISKSIQEADAGRRQEAQEDVKQALAAFDELERAEAAGEYGKWKNWYRGDWLTGIYRTHQMVQTFANFLADPETHISPPILWDGWEAYYHIMHYEGDRSADVR
- a CDS encoding LD-carboxypeptidase; translated protein: MTAARKSLLRPPTLSSGDTIGIIAPAGAVDRAEFAAGEARLRELGFKLVYSEAIFQRDMYFAGDARRRVDELHEMFRAPEVKAILCARGGYGTNHLLPHLDFELIASHSKIFCGYSDVTTLTALFFQRIGLIGFHGPMLAKDFAKANGVHIQSFLRAVSGTQPWSLDAADSPALQPLRPGTAEGRLYGGCLSLLVASLGTPYEIETDDAILFIEDVGEWPYRIDRMLMHLKCAGKLDGVRGIVFGEMKDCEPPAGADYTLQQVITRVLDDMNIPIAFGLRSGHVSAGNITLPVGVRARLTVSDAVQLDILESATTPQAVESKAGRN